A window of Gemmatimonadota bacterium genomic DNA:
GCGGGGCAGAACCCTCGGCGTGGTGGGTGAAAGCGGGTGCGGAAAGAGCATGATGGGCCTCTCCCTCATGCGACTGGTTCCGAAACCGGGGTACGTGGAAGGAAAGATCACCTATCATGAAAGGGAAAACGGGGCGACCGTCAACATCCACGAACTCGATCCGGGGGGCGACGCCATGCGCCGGATCCGGGGCCGCAGGATCTCCATGATCTTCCAGGAGCCCATGACCGCCCTCAACCCTGTATACACCGTGGGCAGTCAGATCGGTGAGGCGCTGCGCCTTCACCACGGCATGGACCGCCAGGCCGCGCGCAACCGGGCGGTGGATGCCCTATCGGAAGTCGGCATCCCCGGTCCCCTGCAGCGGGTGGACGAGTATCCCCACGAGCTTTCCGGCGGCATGCGGCAGCGCGCCATGATCGCCATGGCCCTGTCGTGCGGTCCCGAACTCCTGATCGCCGACGAGCCCACCACGGCGCTGGACGTGACCATCCAGGCGCAGATCCTCGATCTGCTCAAGGAGCTCAAAGAAAACCTGAACATGGCCATCGTAATGATCACCCACGACCTGGGCGTCATCGCCGACATGGCCGATGAAATCATGATCATGTACGCGGGGCAGATCGTCGAGACCGGGTCGCCGGAGCGGATTTTCTACCGGCCCGCCCATCCCTACACCCGGGGGCTGCTCGAATCGGCGCCACGTATCAACAGGGAGAAAGCGACGCAGCTGTCCACTATACCGGGCACAGTTCCGTCTCCGCTCAACCTGCCGGAAGGCTGCGCTTTCGCGCCGCGATGCCGTTACGCCACGGAGCAGTGCAACTCGATGCCCATACTGGAAGAAACAGAACCGGATCACCGGGTCCGCTGCTGGCACGCGGATCGAATCACGCTGGATTCCTGATGCGGGAAGCCTGACATGGAAACCATCCTCGACGTCCGGAACCTGAAGAAGCACTTTCCGATCCGAAAAGGACTCTGGCGGCGCAAGCGGGGCGACGTCCGGGCGGTGGACGGCGTCGATTTCCAGTGCGGAACCGGCGAGACCATCGGCCTGGCGGGCGAGAGCGGCTGTGGCAAGACCACGCTGGGACGGTGCGTGCTGAAAGCGATCCCGCCGACGGACGGCGACATCTTCTTCGGCGCGGAGCGGGTGAACTTAAGTCCGCTGGACCGGCGCGAAATGCGTCCTTACCGGCACCGCATGCAGATGGTGTTCCAGGACCCGAACTCGTCCCTCAATCCCCGGATGACAGTGAGCGATATCGTGGGGGAACCGCTCCGGGTGAACGGACTGGCACGCGGGTCCGAACTGGAGGACCGCGTGGCCGGCCTGCTGGCCGACGTGGGGCTGAACGCCGCAGACATGCGCCGCTACCCCCACGCCTTCAGCGGGGGCCAGCGCCAGCGCATCGGCATCGCCCGCGCCCTGTCCCTCCGGCCCGAACTGATTATCGCGGACGAGCCCGTATCGGCCCTGGACGTATCCGTGCAGTCCCAGATCCTGAACCTGCTGGCCTCGCTCAAGGACCGCATGGACCTGTCCTACATCTTCATCACCCACGACCTGAGCGTACTGCAGCACATCAGCGACCGGGTGGCGATCATGTACCTCGGCCGGATCGTGGAAACGGGTCCCGCCGAACAGGTCTACCACCATCCGCTGCATCCCTACACGGAGGCGCTGATCTCTGCCGTCCCGGTGGCCGATCCCGCGGTACAGAAGAAACGGACACGCGTCACCCTGACCGGCGACGTGCCCGATCCCGCATCGCCGCCTAAAGGATGTCATTTCCATCCCCGGTGCCGGCATGCCACGGACCTGTGCCGGGAAGCGGAACCGGAACTCAAGACCTATCCCGGAGGCGTCAAGGCGGCGTGCCACTACAGCGACACGTTGTCTCTCCAGGGTATTTGACCGGGCGAGTGGATAAATTCGGAGTCCTGGATGAAAAAAGTTCAGAAAAACCTGCTGATTTGCCTGCTGCTGACGGCCCTCGCCGGACTGCCGGCCTGTGCCGGCGGCGGGTCTGCACCGGATCCGACGGTTGCGGGGTCCGCCCCGGACGCGCCGTTTTCCGATCCCGCGGCCCGGACGTCGCTGGAAGCGCCCGTACTGGCCGCCCGGACGTCGCTGGAAGCGCCCGTACTGGCCGCCCGGGTGGCGGCGGGCACCCTGCCGCCCCTCCACGAGCGGATCCCGGCCAACCCGCTCGTGGCCAGAAACGATTACGAGGGCTACGACGGCCCCGGGGTCTACGGCGGGACCTGGCGCAAGTTCCACAACAACACCGATCTCGGCTCCTGGAAGATGATCGCCGGATACGCCCCGCTGATCCGGTGGAACCGGCAGACTACAGGCCTCGAGCCGGGCCTGGCGGAGTCGTGGACGTTCAATGAGGACGGCACGGAACTGACGCTCAAGCTGCGCGAGGGCGTCCGCTGGTCCGACGGCCATCCCTATACCTCGGCGTCC
This region includes:
- a CDS encoding ABC transporter ATP-binding protein, which produces MQDLLLDVSHLSAVIPTDDGPVRAVRDVSFKITRGRTLGVVGESGCGKSMMGLSLMRLVPKPGYVEGKITYHERENGATVNIHELDPGGDAMRRIRGRRISMIFQEPMTALNPVYTVGSQIGEALRLHHGMDRQAARNRAVDALSEVGIPGPLQRVDEYPHELSGGMRQRAMIAMALSCGPELLIADEPTTALDVTIQAQILDLLKELKENLNMAIVMITHDLGVIADMADEIMIMYAGQIVETGSPERIFYRPAHPYTRGLLESAPRINREKATQLSTIPGTVPSPLNLPEGCAFAPRCRYATEQCNSMPILEETEPDHRVRCWHADRITLDS
- a CDS encoding ATP-binding cassette domain-containing protein; the encoded protein is METILDVRNLKKHFPIRKGLWRRKRGDVRAVDGVDFQCGTGETIGLAGESGCGKTTLGRCVLKAIPPTDGDIFFGAERVNLSPLDRREMRPYRHRMQMVFQDPNSSLNPRMTVSDIVGEPLRVNGLARGSELEDRVAGLLADVGLNAADMRRYPHAFSGGQRQRIGIARALSLRPELIIADEPVSALDVSVQSQILNLLASLKDRMDLSYIFITHDLSVLQHISDRVAIMYLGRIVETGPAEQVYHHPLHPYTEALISAVPVADPAVQKKRTRVTLTGDVPDPASPPKGCHFHPRCRHATDLCREAEPELKTYPGGVKAACHYSDTLSLQGI